Part of the Zingiber officinale cultivar Zhangliang chromosome 8A, Zo_v1.1, whole genome shotgun sequence genome, ATTTTCTCCTGTCCCAAGAAAACAAAAccaatgaattcagaaatgaTAAAAGTGAGAAGAAAACTAGAGACAGTTTATCAGACAATGATTTTATACTAATTAGAGCtcacaaatgaaaaaaaaaaatcacagcgCCTCAAAGGTTGTGGAATTATGGTTTATTGAAGATAATCATTGGATTAAGAGATAATGCTGGGACAAAATTTAGTAATATGACTTTGTATATTATTTATTGTCCAAAAAACTCTTACCATATGATAGTCAACACAATTATTTGTGTATGCTTCAAGTCGTTTCATATCATGAGGGGACAATAATTCCTCCAATCCGTTAATGCAACCATTAGAGATAGGCAAGTCATGTTCATGCTCTGCAAAATGTATCTTTGATGCCAAAATGCTAGACAACAACAACAAAGGGCAATCATAATAAGAAATGGTCAAAGGTCCAGCTGTAATTGTAAACAACATATTAACTCACCTCATTGAGAGCTTATAATCAAGTTTTTGAAATGTGGTACTCAAAAGTCGTAAAAACCGCTGCCTGAAATCTAGTCACAATGTAGCATAATGAAAATATTTAATGTTTGAACAAGACCTAATAGATTATGTTAGCGTACAACTTTTTAGCATCTCACCCTGATAGAAAGGCTCAAAAAAACCATGCTCATTTGACTCATTGACTTCAATATCATCATTGTTAAATGGCTTCACTAACATGCATGTGTGCTCACCAGTGACAGCACTCTAATTTTACAGGGGGAAAAGTAAACAAATCAATAGAGAAATAGCATTTGGACAAACAAAAATGTGGAAAATGAAAGATGTAAGATCATAACTGGAATGTGACCGATGTAGAATGGGAAAAAATTGTGCTTTCTCCAAAAGCGGAAAAGGTCGAGTGTAAGTCCAAAAGACACACCCATGAAGTGAAGTTTTTCTGGATGTCGCTCATGAAGATGAACCAGAAGAGGTGGAAGATTAGTTCTAGGCACAATTTTTTCTTCTAGCAAGGACACCTGAAGAAACAGCAGATTCAATGAAGAGTCTAGAAACCCGTCAAAAAGCAGAACAACAAAATGACAGGATAGAAAAAAACAATTATATGATTGCAAGTCCAATAAAAACCAAAATTTTAAGTACTTTAATTTGCATGCATAGCTAATTCATCAGCAGTCAGAACTAAAGGGAGGTATTGCATAGATTTATGACTAAAAGGTAGGAAGATTCTGCATTAGAAAATTAAATGAAGCAATTAGTATAAAATACAACCTTCTCTGCAACTTCAGTGACTTTCACTTCAGAGTCCTCAGCCGGTTCAACATCTTCCTCAGCAAAATGTGTCAATTGTCCTTCATAATATCTGAGCATACAAAATAATTCGAAACTAAAATATCTCTACtattatcaaattaaaaaaataataaaatgcagaTAACAACAGAAAAACTCTAGTACTATCTGGATAAAATAGAATTGCCTTTATCATTTATTCCATAAAACATACTGAACACCTAGAAATACTTAGTAACTTGTAAATATCGCATTGTAGGGCAAAGAACTTGCATGTAGAAAATTCAAATTAGAAAGAAAACAATGCTTTCATATGCATCAGGTATATCTGGAATGTATCCTCGAGTCAATAAAATGAGAATGCATTCAGAGAAAAATGGATAATTTCAAGGGGAAAAACTGATCCAGTGAAACAAACAAGATCATGGTCTAAATttcaattttataatatttctacATGATTTAACACACAcgcatatatatattattttactaTTTCATACAAGTCTAACTTATTTTGCCTGAGACTTTTGTTACCAAGTTATTGCAATACCTGCAATCTAATAATTTTCATTCATTGAATCCAATAATACAATTCAAAGCATAAAATCTGATTCCAATCCAAGGTTTTGGTTTCCAGCCTGAACAAAACAGTTTTGACTGTGCAGATAAATGGTGCTGGTCATTCTAACAAGCaaaagaaagggaaagaagaggaggaagaagacttGTAGCAGAATAGGAGGAAGATTACTTGGAGGATGTATTGACATTGGAGGCATTCTCACAAGGCATTACCAACATAGGAGACCTCATGAGGTGTCACCTGCGCTAGAGATCTTCTTGTGAGCCATTGCCAGAGTCGGAGACCTTCTCGTGAGACGTGAGATGTCAATTGCACTAGAGACCTTGCAAGGCATCATCGGCGCTGGAGATCTTCTCACAAATGACAACATGCCTTGAATCTGCATGGAAGTCATGTGTAGATGAATCCAAACACACACAAATTGCCTTTAAGTCTCCACAGAAGAGGATCTACATTTCTGAGAGCTCATGAATTCACTTTTCACTCCTTGCAAATGATGCAATCCGCTTGCAGAAAACACAGGAGCTTGCAATTCACTTTTCATTCCTAATGGAAGATGTTGGAAAGCACAAATCCAATCATGGAAGACGCACACTAGGGTTTCAGGAGATCGTGAATCGCCTTATGTTCCTTGCGAAGACGCTTGCAGCTTGCCAATCAACTCTCACATCTGTTCCACTAGTCTACTTGTGTACCAGGTACATAAGATCTTATCGTGTGTTGGTCAGTGTCAATGGGtggaacaaaataataactgtGCAGACTAGCCCAGAACATTATTAAAACCTCGATACACTTATCAACTTAAAAATTCTAGTTTCGTCTCATAGAGCTGTAAGTTGGTTAAGCAGAAAAGTGAGCTTTTACTCAAGGAATGGACAACGAACATGAGACAACTGTATCTGACCATATCAGAGAAATAGGCTCAATCTCTACCATCTATAGCCTGTTGGCATGGTCATACCTGTGGTTCATTTACCAATCCCTTAAAAGGCTTCTTATTTAGACAAGTTGATTAAAATGTGTGATGATATGGTATGTGGGAAAAGTGAAGCTAATCACAAAAGTAGAATGGTTTTAACAAGAGCATCCAATCAAAAAGGCAGAGAATTGTGTTAATCATGATAGTGCATCAAAGAACAAGACACATACCTTGACAATAGTTCCACTGCAGTAGAGCCATATCCGAGCTATAAGAAACagcataataatattttaaaacacAGGAATGTGCTTGAAATGATAAAGCAAAAAAGTGACCTAAATTTTACCCTCAAGGCACTTGGATGAACTGCAATCCTCACAATTCTAACTCCAGATAGTGTTGGAAAGACATTGTCTTGAAATTGTTCACAAAATTTCCAAGGTATCTGATCACCAAAAGGTTGGCGACCTTCACTTAGACTTTTAATTGCCGACTTGCGTGATATTTGTCCTTCAAGGCAAACCTGAAAATTGGCATAAACATGgcaaatatattaaaatgaaaaaaaatagaatatactTGTCAACATATTTTTTCAGTCATGAATGTGAACCAAATTTTAACAGTTGGAGGGGAATTGCAGTTCTCTCATTATCACTTAAACCAACTAGGGGAAATGCATATTACACAAACTTAATAGAGCTTAGCTTATTCAAACttctttaaattatcaaacttaaCTTCAATTCTACTTGATGTTTAATAGCTAGACACATACACAGAAATTGGTAAACCTTTGAACCATATATAGACTACTTTGACAAACATAAAAGAGCGTGAAAGTTTGATATCTGTACATTATGAACTCTacggaaaaaataaataaataaaaagacaaGCAACAAAAATAGTGCTCATGCTTTAAAAACCCCAGCAAGAGTCTTGAGGGTATGAAATGTCATTCCGTGCCGCCTGGCACAAATGGTTTTTACCGTTCCGTTGGGCGGTCGAAACCGGCACGGGAGGCGTCCCCGTCTCGGTGGCGCCGGAGGAGACGTGGGACGCCCTCCGTCAGCGccggaggagacgcgggacgGCTCCGGCGGCACCGAAGGCGTCGTGCACGACGCCTTCTACAGCGCCGAAAGCGTCCGACAAGGTAACTTCCAGCGCCACCAAACGCCCCCTGCGGGATCGCCCGCGATGATCGCGGGCCATCTCGCATAcgcaggtttttttttttataattatttattttatttaattaatttaaacaattcgaGGATGTGTAATATTTCGAAAAgacttttataaaccctaattaaattatccgaataaaatatatttaaaataaaaataaataaaataaaatttattaattaatagtctaaaaaaataatgtttaaaattcatttaaaaattttaaaaaatatataataattcttatttatattctaatatatgttttattattttaaatttcatttaaattctttaacaaattctaaaaaaaatttaaaaacttttttaaaaaaatctaataaattatatttatattctgatatttttttattttttacttgatattttttactatttaaaatatatattatttaattaataattaattaaatgaataaatagttaatttatataataataataataataattattattattatagatacttcaattttaatttgaattattgatatatcaattttatttaaataaaactattttaaattattttttcttacaatattaaattattcaataattgagaacttataataaatcaatataaaacttatttttatatacacaataaacatatttatcttataattactatagataaataaaaaataccgaaactgtatcagcacggcacgatacgataccgaaaccgtatcgttcaaGTCTGAGATCGAAACTTCGGCAcgagtcgaaattttaaaccttggtcttGAGAATTTTTCCACTTCAACACACAAGGATATATTAGAATTGCCCAAAAGTTGTTGGCAAGGTTGCCTCACAATAGATGAGTTCAATGCCCGAACAAATAGAACATCTCATTGGTATACCTAACTTAATAAGTATGGTCAAGATTACGGTCAAATCCAGGAGTTCAATTTGTTTTCCCCTTTTAACTAGAAAAAAATTCAATCATGCATGGAGAAAGGAAAAAAACCTGAACAACACACAAAATATCTGGAAGAGTATTTTTTGATTCATCAACTGGACCTGCGATATTTATAGAGAGATTCAGCAAACAGATAAAATGCTAGGCTGCTATAAAGAGTTATAGCATAGCTAAGAAATAAAATACCAAGCAACACAAACAAGTGATGGGATGGCGCGTCAGCCATCAATTGTAAGTCATTAGGTGAATTTTTGTAGTGAGAAGCAACATAAAGGGCCATCATGCGCTGTAAAGTAAATGaaaaattagtaaaatttaaGCATATAATGGAATGCAAGCACAAATTTAACCAATAAAGGTACCTGTAAAAATATCTCACTCTCCTTGTGATATGAGAAAAGTGTATCTCGGTTGACATAGTAAAGGTCACATTCACTTGGATGTGGAAGTCTAGACAAATAAAAGATCATTTAGAGAATGACCTGAAAAACAATTCTTTACTTTTCATCAAGAATACTAACCTAGTGATATTTGGAATGTAATTTGCAACATCCAAGCAAAGTAATTCATTAAGCCAAGATTCAATTGGATCCCCAGTAGCATATCTGATAGACTCGTGCAATTCAATCTTCTTGAAAAGCCTACCTGTATTTGGAGATGGAAAATCAATATTCATGGAGAAATAGATTAAATGTTGTACAATACTTCTAAATACATGGCAACTTAAATTTGGTAGTATGCTAATCACACATAATACAATAGACCCAATATGGTTCGACCCTTCAATGAGACCCTGCATTGGCAAAAGCTTTGCACACAAGCTGCCCTTCTAAAATGGATAGAAGAGATGCATCAATGAGGAATGCATGTCCAAATCATATGCAAAAGAGGTATCCATCAATTAAAATGTCAAGAATGAGCCatatttatgaaaatatataaaaaaaatttgcatCCTGATTCTACCATAAAGGGATGTGGTATAGTATTAATGAAGAAAACAATTCCATGAATATTATAAGGAAAATGCCTTTGAAAAAATAGCACAAGGTCTCTGCATAACCATTTCAGCAACATTCAATGAAATACTTCAGCAGATCTATCCCTTATTGGTActtaatatatcaaataaattaaCCAATTGGATAAAATAAATTCATGTGTTAACTTTTTATGCATTACTTGTTTAAACAATTAAATTTGGCTTGCATCATAAAGAAAAAGGCTAAAGTAGTTAAATCAGCATTGAAGACAACATGCAATACCCCCATATTCCAAGAATGGTATATATTTTCACcatttaaacaaaaaataatattccattatttatttctcaaaactaaatctgaaaagAAAAACACAGTTCATTCAGATTTTATAAAAAGAATATCCCATGATTCTTGTTGCAGTAGTTTGATCtaataaagaaaaacaatccaAAGTTTATAAGATTCAgacaaaagtagaaaacaatgcATTTACCAGTATGAGATTCGTCACCATTTTGTGCACTCATTTGGCTCTGCGATTCCAATTGCTGGAGTAGCTTCAATGATAAAGAACGACCAGTGCCTTCATAGCTTAAACAACAAATATAGATAAAACAGAAAATTGTTGGGTCAAGATCTTGTAAACATTTATAAATGTATTAATTGATACTACTTGATGGTGGACAACAGGCATGGAAACTGAAATTAAAGCCTCAGTGGCTGGAAAAACTTAGAATACCATGCTTATATCTACACAGACAGGGAAGGAATAAATATACATAAAAAGATGAATCATACCCATTGACAGTTGATGATAGAAAGACAAGATAAGGCCCAAGCAAGGACTTCACAACTGGTAGTGGAATAGCAGCAGCTTCATCAATAACTAGGAGCTCAACTTGAGAAAGTTTCCCATGGTCCTGTGGTCTAAGGTACTGTAAGGAAAAATCAACTCTCTTAGAATACAGGCAGAGCAATTCACTTAAAAATATCACAAAAGTGGTAAATATATTAAGTAGAAGTTATGTGAAAAATAGAGCAATATAGCTAAACAAAATTAGGCATGCTCTGTGGATCAAACTTTGTACTTTGGGCAGTAAAGAAATAACTCAAACAAAAGAGTTAATAACGTTTGAGTTAATAACATAAGGGAGTTTACATAAAAATACTACATATAATCTGGTCTACAGTGCACTTTGTATTAGGCAAAAATTTTAGATAAAGGTAAAAAGGAAATAGGAAGACAGCTTATCTGGAACATGGTTTTTAAAACAACTAGTATCACAAATGTAAAGTGATGTGGAAATAAAACAGACTCATAGTAAGCAACAATATCTCACCTGAATTGTTTGGCGATGTTGCTTGTAGATATCTATCTTAACTGTTGATTTCTTCAAATCTGGTTCGTCGCTCTTCGTCACAGTATAGTGTAGGTGTTCCTAAGGCATTGATGTTAATGGTAAAACAAGTCCTAGTCAGAACATATTTCATAAGTACTCATCTCAAATATAGTGTCAATAAAAAACAAGAGACAATTTTGTCAGGGCAGactaaaatttcaaattaattaattaaatctcatTGAATGCTCGAACGGTTAGAATGACCTATTACCAAGGTTGTCAAATTGGACTTCATATGTTTTAATCATGAATTACaagattagattaaaaaaatcaaCATAGATAAAAAATTTCTATCTTACTTGGAACAATTTTTACATCTACAATAAAACATACTGTAATATTCTATTATCAATGGAGCACATTGATCATGATTCATAACAAAAAAATGCAGGAAAGAAATGAAATGGGCGGCAAGACATTTCATCACTTATATGATATATTAGCCATGCCTCATAATAACCATAATTTTAACAtttcattaaaaataataatttgaattcACTAAGTTTCCTGATAGTGTATCAAATTTGACAAAGTTTCACGCCAGTATGTTACCAATGCATGAAGGGCTACTAATGTTCCATAATATCTACTTTAGAAATTTGacaaagtttcatccttatttgaagggagaaaataaaaaaagaaaagacaacGGTAATGAAAGATAAAAATTGAATAGCAAAGTATGAGAAGAGAAAAACCTTGTATTCTAATGCATTGATCCCCTTGCAAACAAAGTCAAATAATGTCTTAAGATTCTCTGGGCTAGGTGCAGTGACAAATATATTTGAGTATCTGATGAAGGGAACATGTATAAGTTAATAAAGAACAGTATACGAGCAATAGATGGAGCATAATGAATCACAAGTAGGT contains:
- the LOC122012439 gene encoding RNA cytidine acetyltransferase 1-like; the protein is MRKKVDDRIRTLIENGVKLRHRSMLIIVGDKSRDQIVNLHYMLSKAVVKSRPTVLWCYKDKLELSSHKKKRSKQIKKLLQRGLLDPEKVDPFSLFVESGNLTYCLYRDSERILGNTFGMCILQDFEALTPNLLARTIETVEGGGLVILLLRSLSSLTSLYTIVMDVHERFRTESHSHAVARFNERFLLSVASCKACVVMDDELNILPISSHTRSVQPVSIMEDAEGLSERERELKNLKDQFHDDFPVGPLIGKCCTMDQGKAVVTFLDAILDKTLRSTVALIAARGRGKSAALGLAIAGAVAAGYSNIFVTAPSPENLKTLFDFVCKGINALEYKEHLHYTVTKSDEPDLKKSTVKIDIYKQHRQTIQYLRPQDHGKLSQVELLVIDEAAAIPLPVVKSLLGPYLVFLSSTVNGYEGTGRSLSLKLLQQLESQSQMSAQNGDESHTGRLFKKIELHESIRYATGDPIESWLNELLCLDVANYIPNITRLPHPSECDLYYVNRDTLFSYHKESEIFLQRMMALYVASHYKNSPNDLQLMADAPSHHLFVLLGPVDESKNTLPDILCVVQVCLEGQISRKSAIKSLSEGRQPFGDQIPWKFCEQFQDNVFPTLSGVRIVRIAVHPSALRLGYGSTAVELLSRYYEGQLTHFAEEDVEPAEDSEVKVTEVAEKVSLLEEKIVPRTNLPPLLVHLHERHPEKLHFMGVSFGLTLDLFRFWRKHNFFPFYIGHIPSAVTGEHTCMLVKPFNNDDIEVNESNEHGFFEPFYQDFRQRFLRLLSTTFQKLDYKLSMSILASKIHFAEHEHDLPISNGCINGLEELLSPHDMKRLEAYTNNCVDYHMILDLLPILARKYFQEKIPVTLSPVQASVLFCLGLQNKDVGDIKEEMKLEREQILSLFIKVMKKFYNYLYKTATKETDETLPRLKIDMAPHIKSVDEELNEAAKEVREKMKAESDVVLDPEYLQQYAIADEEGEFDKALENGTKVSSSGILSVKSNRKWNAHSDHTSDKRDKGKRKGKHGDKSRSNKKKRI